The following proteins come from a genomic window of Gottfriedia acidiceleris:
- a CDS encoding DUF916 and DUF3324 domain-containing protein: MDLIRQKLLLFFSAILLTLSFIPLSVKAENNIDFSVKAIIPTNQIDHLKSYFDLKMSPGQKQDLKIKVFNNSNKEETIQGNITFATTNDNGLIDYSKWNSKDADKTLKNPLTSLIKEPQKEVVIPPGKSKVVSFSITMPKDEYDGVILGAAHFKKKVDESEKSSKSESINIKNEYAYVVGIKLSKNTKEVEPDLHLLDIKPKLVNYRTAIAATIQNSESSIVKDMSIDAQIFKKGSNKVLYSSKKTGMSMAPNSNFDYAIDLNNDPIEPGTYRLKMKAIIGTQVWEWDELFTIGKEATDLNNKAVEIKNNHFWYYIGGGLLLLIGIIWLIVFLKRKKEKERSNNQE, translated from the coding sequence ATGGATCTTATACGTCAAAAATTATTGCTATTTTTTTCTGCTATTCTGTTAACTTTATCGTTTATCCCTCTATCTGTAAAAGCAGAGAATAATATCGATTTTTCTGTAAAAGCAATCATTCCAACAAATCAAATTGATCATCTGAAATCATATTTTGATTTAAAAATGTCTCCAGGACAAAAACAGGATCTTAAAATCAAGGTCTTTAATAATAGTAACAAAGAAGAAACGATCCAAGGGAATATTACTTTTGCAACGACTAATGATAATGGACTGATTGATTACTCTAAATGGAATAGTAAAGATGCAGATAAAACATTAAAGAATCCATTAACTAGTTTAATAAAAGAACCTCAAAAAGAAGTTGTTATTCCTCCAGGTAAATCAAAGGTAGTGTCTTTTTCGATTACAATGCCGAAAGATGAATATGATGGAGTTATTTTAGGTGCCGCTCATTTTAAGAAAAAGGTCGATGAATCTGAAAAAAGTTCAAAAAGTGAGAGCATTAATATAAAAAATGAATACGCATATGTAGTTGGTATAAAATTATCGAAAAACACTAAGGAAGTCGAGCCGGATTTACATTTACTTGACATTAAACCTAAATTAGTTAATTATCGTACAGCAATTGCCGCGACAATCCAAAATAGCGAATCCTCCATTGTGAAGGATATGAGTATAGATGCGCAAATCTTTAAAAAAGGTTCCAATAAAGTTTTATATAGTTCGAAAAAAACGGGGATGAGTATGGCCCCTAATTCAAATTTTGATTACGCAATCGATTTAAATAATGATCCAATTGAACCAGGAACATACCGATTAAAGATGAAAGCGATCATCGGAACTCAAGTATGGGAATGGGATGAGTTATTTACAATTGGAAAAGAAGCAACAGATTTGAATAATAAAGCAGTTGAAATAAAAAATAATCATTTTTGGTATTATATCGGAGGCGGATTATTACTTTTAATAGGGATCATTTGGTTAATTGTTTTCCTAAAAAGAAAGAAGGAAAAAGAACGATCCAATAATCAAGAATGA
- a CDS encoding WxL domain-containing protein, with protein MKFTKVALVSVIGMSSLVGAAHSTFAEVSSVGNSISSIKFVAGTGPVTPVDPTNPIEPLEPSGPTDPTDPPTGNAGSLTLDYVSSVDFGVNEISNKTEVYSAKSKKPFIQVSDRRGTGAGWSVTAKASKFTNGTADSLPGAIIAFNNASVISLSTSGSPVATETIALNTDGSTASTVVSASPGNGNGTWVTRWLGPNPEVNDGTLNDNVTLTIPAGSATIGNHEAIITWTLTDAPGL; from the coding sequence ATGAAATTTACAAAAGTCGCGCTTGTTAGTGTAATAGGGATGTCATCATTAGTTGGAGCTGCTCACTCAACTTTTGCGGAGGTATCATCTGTAGGAAATTCAATATCATCCATAAAATTTGTTGCTGGAACAGGTCCAGTTACACCTGTTGATCCTACAAATCCAATTGAACCATTAGAACCATCAGGTCCTACTGATCCAACAGATCCGCCAACAGGGAATGCTGGTTCATTAACATTAGATTATGTTTCATCAGTTGATTTCGGAGTAAATGAGATTTCAAATAAAACAGAAGTCTATTCGGCTAAATCTAAAAAGCCATTTATTCAAGTGTCAGATCGCCGTGGTACAGGGGCAGGTTGGTCTGTAACTGCTAAAGCAAGTAAATTTACAAATGGAACAGCGGATTCACTACCTGGTGCAATCATTGCATTTAATAATGCTTCCGTTATTTCATTAAGTACAAGTGGGTCTCCAGTAGCAACTGAAACAATTGCTTTAAATACTGACGGAAGTACAGCTTCAACTGTTGTTTCCGCATCTCCAGGTAATGGTAATGGTACATGGGTAACTCGTTGGCTTGGGCCAAATCCAGAAGTGAATGATGGGACATTAAATGACAATGTTACTTTGACGATCCCTGCAGGGTCAGCAACGATTGGTAATCATGAGGCAATTATTACCTGGACATTAACGGATGCTCCGGGTTTATAG
- a CDS encoding BglG family transcription antiterminator, with product MDKPTKRKLQIINILSKQDKWFKTEELANELLCTEKTIRNDLQAINTHLPEGWQIETIKGKGIYINKPISSSINEIRSLYVKNSLSFQAIMLIQFTQIKSIAELANALFTQQPAVYSILDRVEELLEAYHLTLKRGPLEIVGREFEIRLLCGDILDALCAYSDDQEWPLEGFSFQDIKKIVLDTTEKFKLFLYPSTTNKYIYLLGTMLYRIDKKMQLELTEHSINKILESNFFKIANEICNHLEVHFKHHISMNERVAFSLLISTLPYYSFDNMKKNEFLYLYQNQKTRYFKELYHLVELLKEKTGISLDEDEDFLYTLHDQFQRYSFILYSIDKKEPSYSMDRYVKNQYSDLYKNVSKALEIWTKKYSYPEITRDKIAKVALNVQASKINFSSSRKRVLLLTSNGPGVHRYIETKLVTAFGHKIDFILPNLGEFESTIINELNIEFIISDFLLEGEIIHPVITIDPVLTQRDIDQISNFLSNTT from the coding sequence ATGGATAAACCAACTAAACGTAAATTACAAATAATTAATATTTTAAGTAAACAAGATAAGTGGTTTAAAACAGAAGAGTTAGCAAATGAGTTACTTTGTACTGAAAAAACAATTCGAAATGATTTACAGGCAATTAACACACACCTACCTGAGGGATGGCAAATTGAAACAATAAAAGGAAAAGGAATTTATATTAATAAACCGATTTCTTCATCGATTAATGAAATTCGTTCACTTTACGTAAAAAATTCATTGAGTTTTCAAGCTATTATGCTAATACAATTTACTCAAATTAAAAGTATAGCAGAATTAGCAAACGCGCTTTTTACACAGCAACCTGCTGTCTATTCAATACTTGATCGAGTTGAGGAATTATTAGAGGCCTACCATTTAACTTTAAAACGTGGCCCGCTCGAAATCGTAGGAAGAGAATTTGAAATTCGGCTATTGTGTGGTGATATCCTAGATGCTTTATGCGCTTATTCAGATGATCAAGAATGGCCACTTGAAGGATTCTCATTTCAAGATATAAAAAAAATAGTACTAGATACTACTGAAAAGTTTAAATTATTCCTATATCCATCTACTACCAATAAGTACATCTATTTACTTGGAACGATGTTGTATAGAATCGATAAAAAAATGCAACTTGAATTAACTGAGCATTCGATAAACAAGATTTTAGAATCAAATTTTTTTAAAATTGCTAATGAAATTTGTAATCATTTAGAAGTTCACTTTAAACATCATATTTCTATGAATGAACGAGTTGCATTTTCATTATTAATATCAACTCTTCCATATTATAGTTTTGACAACATGAAAAAAAACGAATTTCTTTATTTATATCAAAATCAAAAAACGAGGTATTTTAAGGAACTCTATCACTTAGTTGAACTATTAAAGGAAAAAACAGGTATATCGTTAGATGAAGACGAGGATTTTCTTTACACATTACATGACCAATTCCAAAGATACTCGTTCATTTTATACTCAATTGATAAAAAAGAACCATCCTATTCAATGGACCGCTATGTTAAAAATCAGTATTCAGACCTATATAAAAATGTATCAAAAGCCTTAGAAATCTGGACGAAAAAATATTCATACCCTGAAATCACTAGAGATAAAATTGCGAAAGTTGCATTAAATGTACAAGCATCTAAAATTAATTTCTCTTCTTCAAGGAAGAGAGTCTTGTTATTAACAAGTAATGGTCCAGGAGTTCATCGTTATATTGAAACGAAATTGGTTACTGCTTTTGGACATAAAATTGATTTTATTCTTCCTAATTTAGGAGAGTTTGAATCAACAATTATAAATGAACTAAACATCGAATTTATTATTTCAGATTTCTTACTTGAAGGAGAAATCATTCATCCTGTTATTACAATTGATCCTGTTCTTACGCAAAGAGATATTGATCAAATTTCAAATTTCTTAAGTAACACGACATAA
- a CDS encoding alpha/beta hydrolase — protein MKKTFLFLSLVTCLLIGNYLVASKNTVKSESKSSLIYQNEKPDKVSEALRALNIKKAKEGRTASLEQKRIEIEKQIVPTPSNIKIKGDIIEGTKVEWLIPNGSYEDKIVFYIHGGGWSRGGLVFSRNLGTILARETGYRVLTIQYRLSPENPYPAALTDVEKVYNYFRKNYGPNSKVVIVGDSAGGNLAFALLNKIKLSNGSYPTAVVGISPATDLTKESQLYTSDFDSIHASYHGNDINIVDTYVGNKNRKNPLISPLYGDLKGLPPMLIHAGAREELIDDILAYAAKANANGVDVTCKVWRGMFHDFQLMDKASIISKQANAEIAQFIKQQLENR, from the coding sequence TTGAAAAAAACTTTTTTATTTCTTTCACTAGTGACTTGTTTGTTAATCGGGAATTATTTAGTTGCTTCAAAAAATACTGTGAAAAGTGAAAGTAAATCTTCCCTTATCTATCAAAATGAGAAACCCGACAAAGTCTCGGAAGCTCTTAGAGCATTAAATATTAAAAAAGCAAAAGAAGGAAGAACGGCATCATTAGAGCAAAAACGAATCGAAATTGAAAAACAAATAGTCCCAACTCCTTCAAATATTAAAATTAAGGGAGATATTATTGAAGGAACAAAAGTGGAATGGTTAATTCCAAATGGATCTTATGAAGATAAGATTGTTTTTTATATACACGGCGGAGGTTGGTCCAGAGGTGGGTTAGTTTTTTCAAGGAATTTAGGAACAATCTTAGCTAGGGAGACAGGTTATAGGGTATTAACGATACAGTATAGACTTTCACCTGAAAATCCATATCCAGCAGCTTTAACTGATGTTGAAAAAGTTTATAATTATTTCCGAAAAAATTATGGTCCCAATTCTAAAGTTGTTATCGTTGGGGATAGTGCTGGTGGTAATTTAGCATTTGCTTTGTTAAATAAAATAAAACTTTCTAATGGAAGTTATCCTACAGCTGTTGTAGGGATCTCTCCAGCGACTGACTTAACGAAAGAAAGTCAATTATACACTTCAGATTTTGATAGTATTCATGCAAGCTATCATGGAAATGATATCAATATTGTTGATACATACGTAGGGAATAAAAATCGGAAAAATCCTTTAATTTCACCACTTTATGGTGATTTAAAAGGTTTACCTCCAATGCTGATCCATGCAGGCGCAAGGGAAGAGTTAATCGATGATATTTTAGCTTATGCGGCAAAGGCAAATGCTAATGGCGTAGATGTTACATGTAAAGTATGGAGAGGAATGTTTCATGATTTTCAGCTAATGGACAAGGCTTCCATTATTAGTAAGCAAGCGAACGCTGAAATTGCACAGTTTATTAAACAACAGTTGGAAAATAGATAG
- a CDS encoding DUF3892 domain-containing protein → MSFQNRGIGHPEHQDDPNKLHIVAVRKNGDGDITDVKFQNGEIVGIEQAIAMAELEQIEDVNTGLTRGDNPHKTLRSYPDGDPTNNLSNLPTF, encoded by the coding sequence ATGTCGTTTCAAAATCGTGGTATCGGACATCCTGAACATCAAGATGATCCAAATAAATTACATATCGTTGCAGTACGAAAAAATGGCGATGGTGATATTACAGATGTGAAATTTCAAAATGGTGAAATAGTCGGGATTGAGCAAGCCATTGCGATGGCAGAACTTGAACAAATTGAAGATGTGAACACAGGGCTAACTCGTGGAGATAACCCACATAAAACACTTCGTTCTTATCCTGATGGAGATCCTACAAATAATTTAAGTAATTTACCTACTTTTTAA
- a CDS encoding DNA/RNA non-specific endonuclease yields the protein MNKRILLILFTVILLSVIVGCGKITEQTSSKKVETPTSTASNTVEVNKSTSADDKEKPTIDSEPNKSAPASSTSKATGTTGGFDYSKYTLIVVNGGDMSGHRQPNVKVDVGYGEREYWAYTNEYGQLIRVEAKKITLQNSNIDHVLSSGRYYADEANVPGTESSTLDKGHVIADSLGGVSNAYNITPQDSNLNRHGDQAYMEKVIRDARGCTDFVAVIQYLNTKTQIPNHYKFTYKIQGRSITDEFDNVNPDEVNKNLGNTKVASSTPKKTDVPANKTKNSNEDVSKVDTNHNGSVTIAEAKAAGFKMPITRNSWLYKYMDDRDGDGLVGE from the coding sequence GTGAACAAAAGAATATTGTTGATTTTATTTACTGTGATTTTACTATCAGTAATTGTGGGTTGCGGTAAAATCACTGAACAGACTTCGTCAAAAAAAGTGGAAACCCCAACGAGCACGGCTTCTAATACTGTTGAAGTCAATAAGAGTACATCTGCAGATGACAAAGAAAAACCAACGATTGATAGTGAACCCAACAAAAGTGCTCCTGCATCTAGCACTTCAAAGGCAACAGGTACAACGGGCGGATTTGATTACAGCAAATATACCCTAATTGTAGTAAACGGCGGGGATATGTCAGGACATAGACAGCCGAATGTCAAAGTAGATGTTGGATATGGAGAACGGGAATATTGGGCGTATACAAATGAATACGGTCAGCTAATACGCGTTGAGGCGAAAAAGATAACACTTCAAAATTCAAATATTGACCATGTTTTGTCATCAGGTAGATATTACGCTGATGAAGCAAATGTTCCTGGTACAGAGAGTTCAACCTTGGATAAAGGGCATGTGATTGCTGATTCGCTTGGGGGAGTATCAAACGCATATAACATTACACCTCAGGACAGTAATCTTAATAGGCACGGTGATCAAGCTTATATGGAAAAAGTGATTCGAGATGCACGAGGTTGCACTGATTTCGTAGCAGTGATTCAATATCTAAATACTAAAACGCAAATTCCTAACCATTATAAATTCACATACAAAATTCAGGGCAGATCCATTACAGATGAATTTGATAATGTAAACCCAGATGAAGTGAACAAAAATTTAGGGAACACAAAAGTTGCAAGCAGTACGCCAAAGAAAACAGACGTACCTGCAAACAAAACGAAAAATAGTAATGAAGATGTTAGTAAAGTGGATACCAATCATAATGGAAGTGTTACGATCGCTGAAGCCAAAGCTGCTGGCTTTAAAATGCCAATTACGCGCAATTCATGGCTCTATAAATATATGGATGATCGAGATGGTGATGGCTTAGTAGGCGAATAA
- a CDS encoding acetoacetate--CoA ligase, whose translation MKAITEGALLWEPTRQQIENAGVSHFMNWLANEKNLFFNTQSELWKWSVDELESFWESMWKYCNVISHAPYDHVLEERKMPGAKWFTGSKINYAEHVFRNDKGDQPALIFQSEITPKTEISWKELKEKTGLVANSLRKLGVKTGDRVVAYMPNIPETIIAFLACASIGAIWSSCSPDFGTSSVIDRFKQIEPTILFAVDGYSYNGKVQNKLSSVDELQSELPTLKKTILVPYVNYDEYKMENETVFWNELLVGSSELTFESVTFDHPLWILFSSGTTGLPKPIVQSQGGILIEQLKTLVVEQGINHDDVIFWFTTTGWMMWNQLVGGLLSGSRILLFDGSPTYPSLHVLWDLAEEVGVTFFGTSAGFLSVCEKHAIKLKDRHSFSKLKSICSTGSPLSVEGFSWVYENIRDDIWLVSTSGGTDVCTAFVGGSPILPVYAGEIQARSLGAHVQSFDDEGKSVINEVGELVITSPMPSMPLYFWGDSNKERYLESYFEVYPGIWRHGDWIKIDEKGSCVIYGRSDSTINRHGVRLGTSEIYRVVESLDEIMEGLVIDLELLGRQSFMPLFVVLKHGVVLTNELKEKIKVEIKHKVSPRFVPNEIYEVDQIPKTLSGKKLEVPIRKILLGFSPEKVVNQGSLANPESLKFFTGLAQVLNEQS comes from the coding sequence ATGAAAGCGATTACTGAAGGTGCTTTATTATGGGAACCAACTAGGCAGCAAATTGAAAATGCTGGTGTTAGCCATTTTATGAACTGGCTCGCAAATGAAAAAAATCTATTTTTTAATACACAAAGTGAGTTATGGAAATGGTCTGTGGATGAACTAGAGTCCTTTTGGGAAAGCATGTGGAAATATTGTAATGTAATTTCCCATGCACCATACGATCATGTTCTTGAAGAGCGAAAAATGCCAGGCGCAAAATGGTTTACCGGCTCTAAAATTAATTATGCAGAACATGTATTTCGAAATGATAAAGGAGACCAACCTGCATTAATTTTTCAATCGGAAATTACTCCAAAAACAGAAATAAGTTGGAAAGAGCTTAAGGAAAAGACAGGCTTGGTCGCAAATTCTTTAAGAAAATTAGGTGTTAAAACTGGGGATCGAGTTGTGGCGTATATGCCTAATATCCCTGAAACGATCATTGCCTTTTTAGCTTGTGCGAGCATTGGAGCAATTTGGTCTAGCTGTTCACCGGATTTTGGAACGAGTAGTGTAATTGACCGATTTAAACAAATCGAACCGACTATTTTATTTGCGGTGGATGGTTATTCTTATAATGGAAAAGTTCAAAATAAGTTATCAAGCGTTGACGAGCTACAGTCTGAATTACCTACATTAAAGAAGACAATTTTAGTGCCATATGTAAATTATGATGAATACAAAATGGAAAACGAAACCGTTTTCTGGAATGAATTATTAGTGGGAAGCAGTGAACTTACTTTTGAAAGTGTTACTTTTGATCATCCACTATGGATTCTATTTTCTTCGGGGACAACAGGTTTACCTAAACCAATTGTACAAAGTCAAGGTGGAATATTAATTGAGCAACTTAAGACATTAGTAGTTGAACAAGGAATAAATCATGATGATGTCATTTTTTGGTTTACTACTACTGGCTGGATGATGTGGAATCAATTAGTTGGAGGATTGTTATCTGGCAGTAGGATATTATTGTTTGATGGAAGCCCAACTTATCCTAGTCTACATGTTTTATGGGACCTTGCAGAAGAAGTAGGTGTAACATTCTTTGGTACAAGTGCAGGATTCTTAAGCGTATGTGAGAAGCACGCAATAAAGCTAAAAGATAGACATAGTTTTTCTAAATTAAAGTCTATTTGTTCAACGGGATCCCCACTATCAGTCGAAGGATTTTCCTGGGTATATGAAAATATAAGAGATGACATCTGGCTTGTTTCAACTAGTGGAGGTACTGATGTTTGCACAGCATTTGTTGGAGGTTCACCGATTCTTCCTGTTTATGCTGGAGAAATCCAAGCTCGTTCATTAGGGGCGCACGTACAATCATTTGATGATGAAGGTAAATCAGTTATTAATGAGGTGGGGGAACTAGTGATTACTTCTCCTATGCCGTCTATGCCGCTTTATTTCTGGGGTGATTCGAATAAAGAGCGCTATCTTGAAAGTTATTTTGAAGTTTATCCAGGGATTTGGAGACATGGAGATTGGATTAAAATTGATGAAAAAGGTAGTTGTGTCATTTATGGGAGATCAGATTCAACAATAAATAGACATGGAGTGCGTTTAGGTACAAGCGAAATCTATCGAGTTGTTGAGTCACTTGATGAGATAATGGAAGGTTTAGTCATCGATTTAGAACTACTAGGCCGTCAGTCATTTATGCCATTATTTGTAGTACTTAAACATGGGGTTGTTTTGACAAATGAATTAAAAGAAAAAATAAAAGTGGAAATTAAACACAAGGTTTCACCGCGTTTTGTCCCTAATGAAATTTATGAAGTTGATCAAATTCCAAAAACATTGAGTGGAAAGAAATTAGAAGTTCCAATACGTAAAATATTATTAGGCTTTTCTCCTGAAAAAGTTGTCAATCAAGGTTCGCTTGCTAATCCAGAGTCATTAAAGTTTTTTACTGGGTTGGCACAGGTTTTAAATGAACAAAGTTGA
- a CDS encoding HD domain-containing protein: MYKAMYHTFDHLRLSDKQTQEANIAFLHDFNAVLESPHLKKLAKKTQLIPNSEHCHNRLSHTIDVCHVSSLIVEHLNNYFHEDNITPINKDLVKAISLAHDIGHPPYGHTGERALDEMMKKMGGFESNAQSIKILVNSSNGFKYRTLTALMKYKTKIPLIREEYNGLIKGYYGYMAGYLEPLFLTYQENVIEQSIVDIADTLSYALSDLKDLILFYGENRFAQLLKRYFTEGAMLEETMLFFPEISRSELLYFIPKIMEDIMNNILGEILQIYRKFIAEPLQSIIHDFIDSLVIKINYAQPMYSKLSLPIENELKLFLLNQITKKCFLERNVNREIDKKITHNIQLTYDYLFNLNSEDSLLKLDKEVLQQLINISNVIERSRFVCDVICHLSDMEIGNFVRKSNKKIIVV, translated from the coding sequence ATGTATAAGGCCATGTATCATACTTTTGACCACTTAAGATTATCTGACAAGCAAACGCAAGAAGCTAATATTGCGTTCTTACATGACTTTAATGCAGTTTTAGAATCCCCCCATTTAAAAAAATTAGCAAAAAAAACACAGTTAATTCCCAACTCAGAGCATTGCCATAATCGTTTGTCTCATACTATTGACGTATGCCATGTTTCAAGCTTAATCGTGGAACATCTAAATAATTATTTTCATGAGGATAACATTACCCCAATAAATAAAGATTTAGTAAAGGCTATTAGTCTAGCTCATGATATTGGTCATCCACCATATGGACATACCGGTGAACGCGCGCTAGATGAAATGATGAAAAAAATGGGTGGATTTGAATCGAATGCACAGAGCATTAAAATTTTAGTTAATAGTTCGAATGGTTTTAAATACAGAACCCTTACAGCCTTAATGAAATACAAAACCAAAATTCCTTTAATTAGAGAAGAATATAACGGTTTAATCAAAGGTTATTACGGATATATGGCAGGATATTTAGAACCTTTATTTTTGACATATCAAGAAAATGTCATTGAACAATCGATTGTAGACATAGCAGATACGTTATCTTATGCCCTATCAGATCTAAAAGATTTAATTCTATTTTATGGAGAAAATAGATTTGCTCAATTACTTAAAAGATATTTTACTGAAGGCGCGATGCTAGAGGAGACAATGCTTTTTTTCCCTGAAATTAGTAGATCTGAATTACTTTATTTCATTCCAAAGATTATGGAAGACATTATGAATAATATACTTGGGGAAATTTTACAAATTTACCGTAAATTCATAGCAGAACCACTACAATCTATTATTCATGATTTTATAGATTCATTAGTGATCAAGATAAACTATGCACAACCAATGTATAGTAAATTGAGTCTCCCAATAGAAAATGAACTAAAACTTTTTCTATTAAATCAAATTACAAAGAAATGTTTCTTAGAAAGAAACGTTAATAGAGAAATAGATAAAAAGATTACTCATAATATACAGCTCACCTACGATTATCTTTTTAACTTAAATAGTGAGGATTCCTTGTTGAAATTAGATAAGGAAGTTTTGCAACAATTGATCAATATCTCTAATGTTATTGAGCGTTCTCGGTTTGTATGTGACGTAATATGTCATTTAAGTGATATGGAGATTGGAAATTTTGTAAGAAAATCCAATAAAAAAATAATTGTAGTATAA
- a CDS encoding cytochrome P450: MSINVKQSVEQFSLNSKEYYGNRYELYERLRNDAPVFWHEEMQSWFITRYEDVSKNLLGDKFISSNVIPNKMSNLAEGEDQHFKDIIDIIKTWMVYNDRPIHSQLKGYMNRAFLVNEIELIAPEIQKIVSTIVDKVLEKNISSFDFVKEIAHPIPAMVLCKMLGIPGEEVDRFIKWSDDIALFMQDFVVSHVPSKEISEQVRGSVREIWTYLSDAIAERRKEKKNDLLSRLISETPGEDGELTDDQLIAQTMHLIFGGHKIPQFVLSNTLHLLFKNQDVLEMLKKDMSLLPKVLDETMRLEGPIQYIVRHASNDIELHGQQIKKNDSVYFFLASAGRDERVFANPDKMDISRTGFRHVAFGGGYHTCIAAAFARVEIMEILKEVITRFPTIDSLYDLENPEWTANPTFTGMIQMQVKI; this comes from the coding sequence ATGAGTATAAATGTAAAACAATCTGTCGAGCAGTTCAGTTTAAATAGTAAAGAGTATTATGGAAACAGATACGAATTATATGAAAGATTACGAAATGATGCACCTGTTTTTTGGCATGAAGAAATGCAATCCTGGTTTATAACTAGGTATGAGGATGTGTCCAAGAATTTACTAGGAGATAAATTTATTTCAAGTAATGTAATTCCAAATAAAATGAGTAATCTCGCTGAAGGAGAAGATCAACATTTTAAAGATATTATCGATATCATTAAGACTTGGATGGTCTATAATGATCGACCAATTCATTCACAATTAAAAGGTTATATGAACAGAGCCTTTTTAGTTAATGAAATCGAACTTATTGCTCCTGAAATTCAGAAAATTGTTTCTACAATCGTAGATAAAGTACTTGAAAAAAACATAAGCTCATTTGACTTTGTAAAAGAGATCGCGCACCCTATTCCTGCGATGGTACTTTGTAAAATGTTAGGAATTCCTGGTGAGGAGGTTGACAGATTCATTAAGTGGTCTGATGATATCGCATTATTTATGCAAGATTTCGTTGTGTCTCATGTACCTAGTAAAGAAATTAGTGAACAAGTTAGAGGAAGTGTAAGAGAAATTTGGACATACCTTTCAGATGCGATTGCGGAAAGACGAAAAGAAAAGAAAAATGATTTATTAAGTAGATTAATCTCTGAGACTCCTGGTGAAGATGGTGAACTTACTGATGATCAATTAATTGCTCAAACAATGCACTTAATTTTCGGTGGACATAAAATTCCTCAATTTGTGTTAAGTAATACATTACATCTTCTATTTAAGAATCAAGATGTTCTAGAAATGCTTAAAAAAGATATGTCTCTTCTTCCAAAAGTATTAGATGAGACAATGAGACTAGAAGGGCCAATCCAATATATTGTTAGACATGCTTCAAATGATATCGAATTACACGGACAGCAAATCAAGAAAAATGATTCTGTTTATTTCTTCTTAGCTTCTGCTGGCCGAGATGAGCGAGTATTTGCAAATCCTGACAAAATGGATATAAGTAGAACAGGTTTCCGTCATGTAGCTTTCGGTGGTGGTTATCATACTTGTATAGCTGCTGCTTTCGCTCGTGTAGAAATCATGGAGATTCTTAAGGAAGTAATAACTCGTTTCCCAACAATCGATTCTTTATATGATTTAGAAAATCCAGAGTGGACTGCAAACCCTACTTTCACTGGAATGATCCAGATGCAAGTAAAAATCTAG
- a CDS encoding dienelactone hydrolase family protein, whose translation MNNCEFHNTTILVVHEIYGINKHINDICDSLSKLGFTVVCPNLLGNIENYCYKDENKAYQHFVHKIGFELATNKIIDLAKELRTKCANLYILGFSVGATIAWLCSKYDRLFDGVIGFYGSRIRDYLEVSPKCETLLIFPTKEKSFAPEIVITELKTKDRIQIIKVEGSHGFTDQSTSNYDQYATEYCFQKMRDFIMKQNNNFSVTGGIK comes from the coding sequence TTGAATAATTGCGAGTTTCATAATACCACCATTTTAGTTGTTCACGAAATTTATGGTATTAACAAACATATAAACGATATTTGCGACAGTTTAAGTAAGTTAGGATTTACAGTTGTATGTCCAAATTTATTAGGTAATATAGAAAATTATTGCTATAAAGATGAAAACAAAGCTTATCAGCATTTTGTTCATAAGATTGGGTTTGAGTTAGCTACTAATAAAATTATCGATCTTGCAAAAGAACTTCGAACTAAGTGTGCTAATTTGTATATTTTAGGTTTTAGTGTAGGTGCAACAATTGCATGGCTATGCAGTAAATATGATAGGTTATTTGATGGGGTAATTGGATTTTATGGTTCGAGGATTAGGGACTATTTAGAGGTTAGTCCAAAATGTGAGACCTTACTAATTTTCCCAACGAAAGAAAAATCATTTGCTCCCGAAATTGTCATAACTGAATTGAAAACAAAAGATCGGATTCAAATTATTAAAGTAGAAGGAAGTCATGGTTTTACTGATCAATCAACTTCTAATTATGATCAGTATGCTACTGAATATTGTTTTCAAAAAATGCGTGATTTTATTATGAAACAAAATAATAATTTTTCCGTAACAGGAGGAATCAAATGA